A window of Thermodesulfovibrionales bacterium contains these coding sequences:
- a CDS encoding DUF296 domain-containing protein: MKYTQGRAGRIFVARFEDREEILKNLQELAKKENIRAGVFYLLGGVRKGRIVVGPERDELPPKPIWKDIRDNNEVIAIGSIFWQAEEPKIHLHGAFGRGDNVSVGCLREAGEVFLVLEAIIIEIEGIRAEREFDPATGLTLLKIG, from the coding sequence ATGAAATACACTCAGGGAAGAGCAGGCAGGATATTTGTTGCAAGATTTGAAGACAGAGAAGAGATATTAAAAAATCTTCAGGAACTTGCAAAAAAAGAAAATATAAGAGCAGGAGTCTTTTATCTCCTTGGAGGGGTAAGAAAAGGAAGGATAGTTGTAGGACCTGAACGGGATGAACTTCCGCCAAAACCCATATGGAAGGATATAAGGGACAATAATGAAGTTATTGCAATTGGCTCAATCTTCTGGCAGGCAGAGGAGCCAAAGATACACCTTCATGGAGCCTTCGGTAGAGGTGATAATGTATCTGTTGGATGTCTAAGAGAAGCAGGAGAGGTATTTCTAGTGCTTGAGGCAATTATCATTGAGATAGAGGGAATAAGGGCAGAGAGGGAATTTGATCCCGCAACAGGTCTTACTTTACTTAAAATTGGCTGA
- the secG gene encoding preprotein translocase subunit SecG, giving the protein MITLLTIIHILACIFLIFIVLIQSSKGAEVGAAFGGSSQTIFGSRGAATFLSKVTAVIATLFMITSLVLSIAASKGTSVVKETTKPPAQTLPQEPLKVPPTVPPPDKK; this is encoded by the coding sequence ATGATAACACTTTTAACAATTATTCACATACTTGCCTGTATTTTTTTAATATTTATAGTGCTTATACAGAGCTCAAAGGGTGCAGAGGTCGGAGCAGCCTTTGGTGGTTCAAGCCAGACTATCTTTGGGTCAAGAGGAGCTGCAACCTTTCTTAGTAAGGTTACTGCTGTAATTGCAACACTTTTTATGATTACATCCCTTGTGCTATCAATTGCAGCATCGAAGGGAACGAGTGTTGTTAAAGAGACTACAAAGCCACCGGCCCAGACACTTCCTCAGGAGCCATTGAAGGTCCCTCCCACAGTACCGCCTCCTGATAAGAAATAG
- the thiE gene encoding thiamine phosphate synthase has translation MCPSSEVLKDLIKRVEILLEEGIRWIQYRGKETSKRIQYRDCLLIRELTRRYNALLIVNDFIDLALAVNADGVHLGQDDIPIYIAKKIFAGRIIGISTHSLTEAIAATEAGASYIGYGPIFPTLTKDAGTPKGPESIKEIKRYVKIPVVAIGGIKAENVISVMKNGADAVAVSSGIIDENPEINVRAFLKAIEEFRSATHS, from the coding sequence ATATGCCCTTCTTCTGAAGTACTAAAGGATTTAATAAAAAGAGTCGAGATACTTCTTGAGGAAGGGATAAGGTGGATTCAGTACAGAGGTAAGGAGACCTCAAAGAGGATTCAGTATAGAGATTGCCTTCTCATAAGGGAACTAACCAGGAGATACAATGCCCTATTGATTGTGAATGACTTTATTGATCTTGCTCTTGCTGTAAATGCTGATGGTGTGCATCTCGGTCAGGACGATATACCCATTTATATAGCAAAGAAGATATTCGCAGGAAGGATAATAGGTATCTCAACCCACAGTCTCACCGAAGCCATTGCTGCAACTGAGGCTGGTGCCAGCTATATAGGATATGGTCCTATATTTCCCACTCTGACTAAAGATGCTGGAACTCCTAAGGGTCCAGAATCTATAAAAGAGATCAAGAGATATGTTAAAATTCCAGTAGTAGCTATTGGCGGTATAAAGGCAGAAAATGTAATCTCTGTTATGAAAAATGGTGCTGATGCAGTAGCTGTGTCCTCTGGTATAATAGACGAAAATCCAGAAATAAATGTAAGGGCCTTTTTAAAAGCAATAGAGGAGTTCAGAAGTGCCACTCACAGCTGA
- a CDS encoding branched-chain amino acid ABC transporter substrate-binding protein, with product MKRITLSTLCKLSTLFALILILFIACKKQDTITVAIAGPMSGPEAKMGADFRNAVTLAVEEWNAKGGVLGKKINLLVGDDQSDPKQAVSVANKFVTQGVVAVIGHFNSSCSIPASDIYHRADIPMITPASTNPQLTERGYKNVFRICGRDDQQGMVAAEFIKRKLGLKKIAIIHDRTTYGQGLADEVKKVLEGYAQIVYYGGITKGEQDFKPVLTAIKEKKPDIIYFGGIYPEAGLIIKQAREIGIKAIFMSGDGTIDPKFIEIAGPAAEGTYLTFGQDPEKLPTAKEFLKKYRERFGEPGPYSIYAYDATNVLLTAIREAGTTDGKMISQKLHELEFKGALGDIKFDEKGDVVKSPYVVWITKNKRFEEYWRP from the coding sequence ATGAAAAGGATTACCCTGTCCACCCTTTGTAAATTATCAACTCTATTTGCATTAATATTAATTTTATTCATTGCCTGTAAAAAACAGGATACCATAACAGTAGCAATAGCAGGACCAATGTCAGGACCTGAGGCAAAAATGGGTGCTGACTTCAGAAATGCTGTAACCCTTGCTGTGGAAGAATGGAATGCCAAAGGAGGTGTGCTCGGCAAAAAAATAAATTTACTTGTCGGAGATGACCAGTCTGATCCAAAACAGGCAGTATCAGTGGCAAATAAATTTGTAACTCAAGGAGTTGTTGCGGTTATAGGGCATTTTAATTCAAGCTGCTCCATACCGGCTTCTGATATATACCACAGGGCAGATATTCCAATGATAACTCCAGCATCCACTAATCCCCAGCTAACAGAAAGGGGGTATAAAAATGTATTCAGGATATGTGGACGGGATGACCAGCAGGGAATGGTTGCTGCTGAGTTCATTAAAAGAAAACTAGGTCTCAAAAAAATAGCTATAATCCATGACAGAACCACCTACGGTCAGGGGCTTGCTGACGAGGTAAAGAAAGTTCTTGAAGGATACGCTCAGATTGTATATTACGGTGGTATAACAAAGGGTGAACAGGACTTTAAACCAGTTCTAACAGCAATAAAAGAGAAGAAACCAGACATTATCTACTTTGGAGGCATCTATCCTGAAGCAGGTCTTATTATAAAACAGGCAAGGGAGATCGGAATAAAGGCAATTTTCATGAGCGGCGATGGCACCATTGATCCAAAATTCATAGAAATTGCAGGACCTGCTGCTGAGGGCACTTACTTAACATTCGGACAGGACCCGGAAAAATTACCTACAGCAAAGGAATTCCTGAAAAAATACCGTGAAAGATTCGGAGAGCCAGGACCTTATTCTATCTATGCCTATGATGCCACGAATGTCCTTCTTACAGCAATCAGAGAGGCTGGAACAACAGATGGCAAAATGATTTCACAGAAACTCCATGAGCTTGAATTCAAAGGAGCACTTGGTGATATCAAATTTGACGAGAAAGGAGATGTGGTTAAGTCACCCTATGTAGTATGGATAACAAAAAATAAAAGATTTGAGGAGTACTGGAGGCCATGA
- the rsmA gene encoding 16S rRNA (adenine(1518)-N(6)/adenine(1519)-N(6))-dimethyltransferase RsmA, which translates to MSRLGQHFLFDPSILKRIVDVSGVKKEDTVVEIGPGHGRLTRLLSEIAARVIAIELDHLLIKKLKDELKDYSNIELVEGDALKYPYFNLGPFKVVSNIPYYITTPLIFRLLEADNLLSMTLTVQKEVAMRIVAVPGTKDYGVLSLMVQYRAIPEIKFFIPRGAFRPVPKVDSAVIHIKMRDSLLKPGYEDLFKKIVKTAFSKRRKTILNSLKGVFKDFNIESILESCGIDPGRRPETLRLEEFIKIAERIRFFERNNK; encoded by the coding sequence TTGAGTAGATTAGGACAGCATTTTCTTTTTGATCCTTCTATCCTTAAAAGGATAGTTGATGTTTCAGGAGTAAAAAAGGAAGATACGGTAGTTGAGATCGGTCCTGGTCACGGTAGACTAACCAGGTTGCTTTCTGAAATAGCGGCTAGGGTTATCGCTATCGAGCTCGATCACCTGCTAATAAAAAAACTCAAGGATGAGCTTAAGGATTATTCTAATATTGAACTTGTTGAAGGCGATGCCCTTAAATACCCTTACTTTAACCTCGGACCTTTTAAGGTTGTTTCAAATATCCCTTACTATATTACTACACCCCTGATTTTCAGACTCCTGGAAGCTGATAATCTTCTATCCATGACACTTACAGTTCAGAAGGAGGTTGCTATGAGGATAGTAGCCGTTCCAGGTACAAAGGATTATGGTGTTCTTTCGCTCATGGTTCAGTATAGAGCTATTCCCGAGATAAAATTTTTCATTCCCAGAGGTGCCTTCAGACCTGTACCAAAGGTTGATTCAGCAGTGATTCATATAAAGATGCGGGACAGCCTTCTTAAGCCCGGATATGAAGATTTATTTAAAAAGATTGTTAAGACTGCCTTTTCAAAGAGAAGGAAGACGATATTAAATTCATTAAAAGGGGTTTTTAAGGATTTTAATATTGAGTCAATCCTTGAGTCCTGCGGTATAGATCCCGGAAGAAGGCCTGAAACACTGAGGCTAGAGGAGTTTATAAAAATTGCAGAAAGGATAAGATTCTTTGAAAGAAATAATAAATAG
- a CDS encoding Uma2 family endonuclease: MPLTAEKGIYTYRDYEKLPEGAPYQLIKGELVISPSPMPYYQRILKILEYIIYEHAKKNQKIGEVLHAPLDVYLEEIEVYQSDIIFISKDRLHIKGEKKIEGTPDLIIEILSPSSAYYEVHKVKTYAKHNVREYWIVDPDEKSIEVYENRDGNFNLIEKGIQKDTIH; encoded by the coding sequence GTGCCACTCACAGCTGAAAAAGGAATTTATACTTACAGGGATTATGAAAAACTTCCTGAAGGAGCACCCTATCAGCTCATAAAAGGAGAGCTTGTCATCAGCCCATCACCTATGCCATATTATCAGAGGATATTAAAAATACTTGAGTATATAATTTATGAACACGCAAAAAAAAATCAAAAAATCGGCGAGGTCTTGCATGCACCCCTTGATGTCTATCTTGAAGAGATAGAGGTTTATCAGTCAGATATTATCTTTATATCAAAAGACAGACTTCATATTAAAGGAGAAAAAAAGATAGAGGGTACTCCTGATCTTATTATTGAAATACTCTCGCCTTCCTCTGCCTATTATGAAGTACACAAAGTGAAAACCTATGCAAAACATAATGTAAGGGAATACTGGATTGTTGATCCCGATGAAAAATCCATAGAGGTCTATGAAAACAGGGATGGCAATTTTAATCTGATTGAAAAAGGGATTCAGAAAGATACTATTCATTGA
- a CDS encoding Uma2 family endonuclease, with protein MASDIHFLLKKIVDEKGIGYVFGAPIDVIISNDNVVSLRLFIYQKIERLIKKKGIFGVPDMIIEILSLSSHYRDTYEKKAIYERAGVREHWLVDPCMKTIEIRY; from the coding sequence ATAGCTTCAGATATCCATTTCTTACTGAAAAAGATAGTGGATGAAAAAGGAATTGGTTATGTCTTTGGGGCTCCTATTGATGTGATTATCAGCAATGATAATGTAGTTAGCCTGAGATTATTTATATATCAAAAGATAGAAAGGCTTATAAAGAAGAAAGGTATATTTGGAGTTCCTGATATGATAATTGAGATTTTATCTCTATCTTCTCATTACAGGGATACTTATGAAAAAAAGGCTATTTATGAAAGGGCAGGTGTAAGAGAACACTGGCTTGTAGATCCCTGTATGAAGACTATTGAAATCCGGTACTGA